In Polynucleobacter sp. es-EL-1, the following are encoded in one genomic region:
- the rlmD gene encoding 23S rRNA (uracil(1939)-C(5))-methyltransferase RlmD has translation MRRGEKPIHLVVTEPVIVEALDLDAQGIARLAPNEEEAAQGQSGKVIFIQGALPTERVTYVITRDKARFSKAKVLDILKPAVFRAQPKCAAFGVCGGCSMQHLDIRAQVAMKQRVLEDDLKHIAKVAPEEILRPMGGPTWEYRHRARLSAVNRSIKKGTVLVGFHEGKSAYVADMTACEILPSKVSQLLPELRKLVMGLSIVDRMPQIEIAVGEPEDPQSSDPQKHQAVIALVFRTLLPLTPADEQLLRDFADLHQVWIWLQPKGVETVAPFYPLTGKLCYRLPEFEIEMPFKPADFTQVNHMMNRALVSKAIRLLEVKPSDRVLDLFCGIGNFTLPLARKAKSVLGIEGLESLTMRAKENAIHNGLAEKASFMRSDLFEVSAETIASWGQAQRWLMDPPREGAMEICLALAQLHQQNSPLLPTRIVYVSCNPKTLARDADILCHQASYVLKSAGIVNMFPHTSHVESIAVFELESRKQ, from the coding sequence ATGCGTAGAGGAGAAAAGCCCATTCACCTAGTGGTGACTGAGCCAGTGATCGTAGAGGCTTTAGATTTAGACGCACAAGGCATAGCCCGTTTGGCTCCCAATGAAGAAGAGGCTGCCCAAGGTCAAAGTGGCAAAGTGATCTTTATTCAAGGCGCATTACCCACTGAACGCGTAACTTATGTAATCACCCGAGATAAAGCTCGCTTTAGTAAAGCCAAGGTTCTCGATATCCTCAAGCCTGCAGTCTTTAGGGCGCAGCCTAAGTGTGCTGCGTTTGGTGTATGCGGGGGATGTTCCATGCAGCATCTGGATATTCGAGCACAAGTAGCTATGAAGCAACGAGTGCTTGAGGATGATCTGAAGCATATCGCCAAAGTAGCCCCCGAAGAAATACTGCGCCCGATGGGTGGCCCCACATGGGAATATCGTCACCGCGCACGCTTAAGTGCGGTCAATCGCTCCATTAAAAAAGGCACGGTCTTAGTTGGCTTTCATGAAGGCAAGAGTGCCTATGTTGCGGATATGACAGCCTGTGAGATCTTGCCAAGCAAGGTCTCACAATTGTTGCCCGAGTTGCGTAAGTTAGTGATGGGTTTATCTATCGTCGATCGCATGCCCCAGATTGAAATCGCGGTAGGGGAACCTGAGGACCCGCAGTCTTCCGACCCCCAAAAACATCAGGCAGTTATTGCTTTGGTGTTTCGCACGCTCTTGCCTTTAACTCCAGCAGATGAGCAATTGCTCAGAGATTTCGCTGACCTACATCAGGTATGGATTTGGTTGCAACCAAAGGGTGTTGAAACTGTAGCACCGTTTTATCCCTTAACCGGAAAGCTTTGTTACCGCTTGCCGGAGTTTGAAATTGAGATGCCGTTTAAGCCTGCGGATTTCACGCAGGTGAATCACATGATGAATCGCGCTTTAGTCAGCAAGGCCATTCGCCTGCTAGAGGTCAAGCCTTCTGACCGAGTACTCGATTTGTTTTGTGGAATTGGTAACTTCACTTTGCCTCTGGCTAGAAAAGCAAAAAGTGTTTTGGGAATCGAGGGTTTAGAAAGTCTCACCATGCGAGCAAAGGAAAATGCTATTCATAATGGCCTGGCAGAGAAGGCAAGCTTTATGCGTAGTGATTTGTTCGAGGTGAGTGCAGAAACGATTGCATCATGGGGTCAAGCCCAACGTTGGTTGATGGACCCACCACGCGAGGGTGCCATGGAAATTTGTTTAGCATTAGCCCAGTTGCATCAGCAAAACAGCCCTTTGTTACCGACTCGCATTGTGTATGTGTCTTGCAATCCTAAAACGCTTGCTAGAGATGCGGATATCTTGTGTCACCAGGCTTCTTATGTGCTCAAGAGTGCTGGGATTGTGAATATGTTCCCGCACACCTCCCATGTGGAATCGATTGCAGTGTTTGAGCTTGAGTCTAGAAAGCAATAG
- the surE gene encoding 5'/3'-nucleotidase SurE, with the protein MNEPLKQPHILISNDDGYLAPGLLALVNAIRPLGKVTVIAPEQNHSGASNSLTLSRPLSIHRVAGGERDGFLFVNGTPTDCVHIAMTGFLDEKPDLVVSGINQGENMGEDTLYSGTVAAAIEGVMFGVPGIAFSQIDKGWSRIEDAAKAAHDIVAQMLVSKLAHSEGVATLLNVNIPNRPYADLYRWRVTRLGNRHHSQPVVMQKSPRGEDIYWIGAAGHAKDSSEGTDFHAIDEGCISITPMQLDLTHHARLAAMRENGWTRG; encoded by the coding sequence ATGAACGAACCCCTAAAACAACCCCATATCCTCATTTCTAATGATGATGGATATTTAGCTCCTGGCCTCTTGGCTTTGGTCAATGCCATTCGACCATTGGGCAAGGTGACTGTTATTGCCCCCGAGCAAAACCATAGCGGGGCCTCTAACTCCTTAACACTTTCTAGGCCTTTATCGATTCATCGAGTGGCTGGTGGAGAGCGTGACGGCTTTTTATTTGTGAACGGCACACCAACTGATTGTGTGCATATCGCCATGACTGGTTTCTTGGATGAAAAGCCAGATTTAGTCGTCTCTGGAATTAATCAGGGTGAGAACATGGGTGAAGATACCCTGTACTCTGGAACGGTGGCAGCAGCCATTGAAGGGGTGATGTTTGGCGTACCCGGAATTGCTTTCTCACAAATCGATAAAGGTTGGAGTCGCATTGAAGATGCAGCAAAAGCTGCGCACGATATTGTTGCGCAAATGCTGGTCTCTAAATTAGCGCATTCAGAAGGCGTTGCTACTTTATTGAACGTTAATATTCCAAATCGCCCTTATGCGGATTTATACCGTTGGCGGGTCACGCGTTTAGGTAATCGTCATCACTCACAGCCAGTGGTCATGCAAAAAAGCCCTAGGGGCGAAGATATCTATTGGATTGGCGCTGCTGGCCATGCTAAAGATAGTTCTGAAGGTACGGACTTTCATGCGATTGATGAGGGTTGCATCTCCATTACACCAATGCAACTGGACCTAACGCACCATGCGCGTTTGGCTGCCATGCGTGAGAATGGTTGGACGCGCGGTTGA
- the recR gene encoding recombination mediator RecR, with the protein MARHEAPQDALGRLIEALRVLPGVGPKSAQRMAFYLLQHDRNGAAVLAQSLGEAVETVGHCARCNTFSETQICSTCSDDRRDPSLLCIVETPADQVMVEQTLSFKGNYFVLMGRISPLDGMGPNEIHFDRLLSRIEVPDTGVPVREVVLATNFTSEGEATAHYIGEVLKAKGIKVTRIARGIPVGGELEYVDAGTLARALMDRR; encoded by the coding sequence ATGGCACGCCATGAAGCTCCGCAAGATGCACTCGGTCGACTGATCGAAGCATTACGCGTTTTACCTGGTGTTGGCCCCAAGTCAGCCCAGCGTATGGCTTTTTATTTACTGCAGCATGATCGTAATGGCGCAGCGGTATTGGCTCAGTCACTTGGTGAAGCAGTTGAAACGGTTGGTCATTGTGCGCGTTGCAATACCTTCTCAGAGACTCAAATCTGTAGCACTTGTAGTGACGATCGTCGCGATCCTTCGCTGCTGTGTATTGTGGAAACCCCTGCTGACCAAGTGATGGTTGAGCAAACTTTGAGTTTTAAGGGAAACTATTTTGTCTTGATGGGGCGCATCTCTCCGCTCGATGGCATGGGTCCTAATGAAATTCATTTTGATCGATTGCTCAGCCGGATTGAGGTGCCTGATACCGGTGTACCGGTCAGAGAGGTAGTGCTCGCTACGAATTTCACGAGTGAGGGTGAGGCTACAGCCCATTACATTGGTGAAGTACTCAAAGCCAAAGGTATCAAAGTCACCAGAATTGCTAGAGGTATCCCTGTGGGAGGTGAACTTGAATATGTTGATGCAGGCACCTTAGCCAGAGCGCTGATGGATCGCCGATAA
- a CDS encoding YbaB/EbfC family nucleoid-associated protein: MMKGGLAGLMKQAQQMQEKMKVAQEQLAALEVTGQAAGGLVKVTISGKYEMKRVQIDPSAMDDREMLEDLLVTAYTEAFKQVEAASAQVMSGATAGMPMPPGFKLPF, encoded by the coding sequence ATGATGAAAGGTGGCCTTGCAGGTTTGATGAAACAAGCCCAGCAGATGCAAGAGAAGATGAAGGTGGCACAAGAGCAGTTAGCTGCCTTAGAAGTAACGGGTCAAGCTGCCGGCGGACTAGTGAAAGTCACCATCTCTGGTAAATATGAAATGAAGCGTGTACAAATCGATCCCAGCGCGATGGACGATCGTGAAATGCTCGAGGACCTATTGGTAACTGCCTATACCGAAGCCTTTAAGCAAGTAGAAGCTGCTAGTGCACAAGTAATGTCAGGCGCTACTGCTGGTATGCCGATGCCTCCAGGCTTTAAGTTGCCGTTTTAA
- the ndk gene encoding nucleoside-diphosphate kinase: MAIERTLSIIKPDAVAKNVIGKIYDRFESAGLKIVASRMAHLSQREAEQFYGVHKDRPFFKDLVSFMISGPVMIQVLEGEGAIAKNRDLMGATDPKKADKGTIRADFADSIDANAVHGSDGPETAAVEVAFFFPGMNVFNR; encoded by the coding sequence ATGGCTATTGAACGCACCCTTTCTATTATCAAACCTGATGCTGTGGCTAAAAATGTTATTGGCAAGATTTATGACCGTTTTGAATCTGCTGGTTTGAAGATTGTTGCTTCCAGAATGGCTCATTTGTCACAAAGAGAAGCAGAGCAGTTCTATGGCGTTCACAAAGACCGTCCTTTCTTCAAAGATTTGGTGAGCTTCATGATCTCCGGTCCTGTCATGATTCAGGTATTAGAAGGTGAAGGCGCAATTGCTAAGAACCGTGACTTGATGGGCGCTACTGATCCTAAAAAAGCAGACAAAGGCACAATCCGCGCAGATTTTGCTGACAGCATTGATGCCAACGCTGTTCATGGCTCAGACGGTCCTGAAACAGCTGCTGTGGAAGTTGCTTTCTTCTTCCCTGGCATGAATGTTTTCAATCGTTAA
- a CDS encoding BrnA antitoxin family protein, with amino-acid sequence MSVKRKNTAEEWIDPDDAPEVTAEDLKRGVWSIDGEVVSERDGREAFAKRLRGRPVGSVSKNPKKLTSIRLSAEVIEQFKAAGSGWQTKIDLALKDWLLTHQP; translated from the coding sequence ATGAGCGTGAAACGAAAGAATACAGCCGAGGAATGGATTGATCCTGATGATGCTCCTGAAGTAACAGCCGAGGATTTAAAGCGAGGTGTGTGGTCGATAGACGGAGAAGTCGTTTCCGAAAGAGACGGTCGAGAGGCCTTTGCCAAGAGGCTTCGCGGCAGACCAGTCGGAAGTGTGAGTAAGAACCCAAAGAAATTAACAAGCATTCGTTTGTCAGCAGAAGTCATCGAGCAATTTAAAGCTGCTGGATCTGGGTGGCAGACAAAAATTGATCTGGCCCTAAAGGATTGGTTGTTAACCCATCAACCTTAA
- a CDS encoding 3'-5' exonuclease, whose translation MATVLVFDIETIPDVAGLRRLDDFPASMSDSEVASKAMADRLEKTGSEFLPLYLQRICAISCVIRRTTKEGTPQIKVGTLGTVQDDEKVLIQTFFELIEKYTPQLVSWNGSGFDLPVLHYRALANHIQAPRYWEMGESQENDSREFKWNNYISRYHMRHLDLMDLLAKFNGRANAPLDGLAKLCGFPGKMGMDGSQVWPAYLDGKLEDIRRYCETDVVNTYLMYCRFQLLRGGFSLAEYEEEIAFVKTYLEGLSKEPNGAQWQEYLLGFSQDA comes from the coding sequence ATGGCAACCGTTCTCGTTTTTGATATTGAAACGATTCCAGATGTTGCTGGTTTGCGTCGCCTAGATGATTTCCCGGCATCAATGTCGGACAGCGAAGTGGCTAGTAAAGCGATGGCTGATCGTCTTGAGAAAACAGGCAGCGAATTTTTGCCCCTATATTTACAGAGAATCTGTGCGATTTCTTGTGTGATTCGTAGAACGACCAAAGAAGGTACTCCGCAAATTAAAGTGGGTACGCTGGGCACTGTACAAGATGACGAGAAGGTTTTAATACAAACCTTCTTTGAGTTGATTGAAAAATACACACCACAATTGGTCTCCTGGAATGGCAGTGGCTTTGATTTGCCGGTGCTGCATTACCGTGCGCTAGCTAATCACATTCAAGCTCCACGCTATTGGGAAATGGGTGAGAGTCAAGAAAATGACAGCCGAGAATTCAAGTGGAATAACTACATCAGTCGTTACCACATGCGCCATTTAGATCTTATGGATCTATTGGCTAAATTCAACGGCCGTGCAAATGCGCCTTTAGATGGCTTAGCTAAACTGTGTGGTTTTCCAGGCAAGATGGGTATGGACGGCAGCCAAGTTTGGCCTGCCTACCTCGATGGGAAACTTGAAGACATTCGGCGCTATTGCGAAACGGACGTCGTCAATACCTATCTCATGTATTGTCGTTTTCAGCTCTTACGGGGTGGTTTTTCACTGGCTGAATATGAAGAAGAAATTGCATTTGTGAAAACCTATTTAGAGGGTTTATCCAAAGAGCCCAATGGTGCACAGTGGCAAGAATATCTTTTAGGTTTTTCTCAGGATGCGTAG
- a CDS encoding Bax inhibitor-1 family protein, translating into MSDLNSYGFGQSRPISTPQIRNRVLRNTYALLSLSMVPTVIGAWLGVAFGLNFMAGNPFLGFIVFMAIAFGFFWAIQKNKDSGLGVLLLLGFTFFMGIMMSGLIGYTLNSYSNGATLIMLAFGGTASIFAVMATIASVSKSDFSGMGKWLMVGVLLLIVASLANIWLQLPALMLTVMVLAIAIFSAFILVDVQRVINGGETNYVMATLAIYLDVYNIFTNLLALLGIAGGNRD; encoded by the coding sequence ATGAGTGATCTGAACTCTTACGGCTTTGGGCAATCTCGTCCGATTAGCACCCCGCAAATACGTAACCGCGTATTACGCAACACTTATGCCCTGCTATCGCTCTCCATGGTCCCTACCGTGATTGGCGCTTGGTTAGGCGTTGCCTTTGGCTTGAACTTCATGGCCGGCAATCCATTCCTGGGCTTTATCGTCTTTATGGCGATTGCTTTTGGATTCTTCTGGGCAATCCAAAAAAACAAGGATAGCGGCTTAGGCGTTCTCTTATTGTTGGGTTTCACCTTCTTCATGGGCATCATGATGTCCGGCTTGATTGGTTACACCCTCAATAGTTACAGCAACGGTGCAACACTGATCATGCTGGCGTTTGGTGGCACCGCGTCAATCTTTGCTGTCATGGCAACCATTGCTAGTGTTAGCAAGAGTGATTTCTCTGGCATGGGCAAATGGTTGATGGTTGGCGTTTTGCTCTTGATCGTAGCCTCTCTCGCAAACATCTGGTTGCAGTTACCCGCCCTGATGCTCACTGTGATGGTATTGGCAATTGCGATTTTTTCCGCCTTTATATTGGTTGACGTTCAACGCGTCATCAATGGCGGCGAGACCAACTACGTCATGGCGACTTTAGCTATTTACTTAGACGTCTACAACATCTTTACCAACCTACTGGCATTGCTTGGCATTGCTGGCGGTAATAGAGATTAA
- a CDS encoding TolC family protein, with protein sequence MANNLAKVNQHSIVVGPRSLKRAAFAIAATALALPLHAQTVTPNLPGPATVTVQAGQESSSLSNPPSLRVQANEVLKQPVTEANTPKIYTQGIASSAEQMDLRQLWLALKLNNPQLSSLRESYLSAKATVPQINAPANPQVGLVWSGMPPNSPFALGGANAPSATYPQGISSNNGFSFAQPFQFPGKKSLASEIANTNAEALLAQSESTYLQLGAQLSTLFYSALAYQKELQVLKNAAMRLEKIKNLAKARNNKQTTSNVEFLNAQVAQNAALADQFLIERQLHVAIKNINTLIGRHSRENLVLVGNMHRAMTMPSLLELEDFAETNHPSLKSSALQLEAARKGVDLAKKAYLPDFQVIGSSFTPRGPFSANNGAMYYQFELDLIIPLYFFTKEKYGVEQAQRSQAAAEAGSVSSRQQIVLAVNSAYAYYDQARRQAQFLKERQLPQAGDAYQVSLTQYSNNGRGFNDLLIAQTQLRSLEVQLALAESNLLQAQAVLLATAGKEPF encoded by the coding sequence TTGGCTAACAATCTAGCAAAAGTGAATCAGCACTCTATTGTGGTGGGGCCGCGCTCCTTAAAGCGAGCTGCATTTGCTATTGCCGCAACGGCACTCGCACTACCACTGCATGCTCAAACAGTTACTCCTAATCTTCCTGGTCCAGCGACCGTCACTGTTCAGGCAGGTCAGGAGTCATCGTCTTTAAGTAATCCACCGAGCTTACGTGTACAAGCTAATGAAGTGCTGAAGCAGCCAGTGACAGAAGCTAATACGCCAAAAATATATACCCAAGGAATAGCATCTTCAGCTGAGCAGATGGATTTGCGTCAGCTGTGGCTAGCCCTAAAGCTAAACAATCCTCAGTTATCCTCTTTGCGTGAGTCTTATTTGTCTGCCAAGGCAACAGTGCCACAGATCAATGCGCCAGCCAACCCCCAAGTGGGTTTAGTGTGGTCTGGTATGCCACCGAATTCTCCGTTTGCATTGGGGGGTGCTAATGCCCCAAGTGCTACTTATCCTCAAGGTATTAGTAGCAATAATGGATTTTCTTTTGCACAACCATTTCAATTTCCAGGTAAGAAAAGTCTTGCCTCAGAAATCGCCAATACCAATGCTGAAGCTTTACTTGCGCAAAGCGAATCCACTTATTTGCAATTGGGGGCGCAACTATCCACCCTTTTTTACAGTGCTTTAGCTTATCAAAAAGAGTTGCAGGTATTAAAGAACGCCGCCATGCGTTTGGAGAAAATTAAAAACTTGGCTAAAGCGCGCAATAATAAACAGACAACTTCCAATGTTGAATTTCTCAATGCACAGGTTGCGCAAAATGCTGCTCTAGCCGATCAATTTTTGATTGAGCGTCAATTGCATGTTGCAATTAAAAATATTAATACACTCATCGGACGACACTCTCGTGAGAATTTGGTATTAGTGGGGAATATGCATCGCGCAATGACGATGCCTAGCTTACTAGAGCTGGAAGACTTTGCTGAAACCAATCATCCTTCATTAAAGAGTTCAGCGCTACAACTTGAGGCGGCGCGTAAAGGTGTTGACCTGGCTAAAAAGGCCTATTTGCCAGACTTCCAGGTGATAGGCTCCTCTTTTACTCCGCGCGGACCATTCTCTGCCAACAATGGGGCAATGTACTATCAGTTCGAGTTAGATCTCATTATTCCGCTGTATTTCTTTACTAAAGAAAAATATGGGGTAGAGCAAGCTCAGCGTAGTCAAGCGGCTGCCGAAGCGGGGAGCGTTTCTAGTCGTCAGCAAATCGTATTGGCAGTTAATAGTGCCTATGCCTACTATGATCAAGCCAGACGACAGGCACAATTTTTAAAAGAACGTCAGTTGCCTCAAGCAGGTGACGCTTATCAGGTTAGCTTGACCCAGTACTCCAATAATGGACGAGGTTTTAATGATTTACTCATCGCCCAAACCCAATTACGTAGTCTGGAAGTGCAACTGGCTTTAGCGGAAAGCAATCTCCTGCAAGCGCAAGCTGTATTGTTGGCTACCGCTGGTAAAGAGCCCTTTTAA
- a CDS encoding BrnT family toxin: protein MLLQLNNSIEFDPQKRVQTLLERGLDFARAGEVLSQTIHTFQDLRQSYGESRFITLGFLDGRLTVVVWTQRGSRKRIISMRNANERETKEYSRGMD, encoded by the coding sequence TTGTTATTACAATTAAATAATTCAATTGAGTTTGATCCCCAAAAGCGCGTTCAAACTCTTTTGGAGCGTGGTCTTGATTTTGCACGTGCTGGAGAGGTTCTTAGTCAAACTATCCATACATTTCAAGACTTACGTCAGAGCTATGGCGAATCTCGATTTATTACTTTGGGATTTTTAGATGGTCGATTGACTGTGGTGGTTTGGACTCAAAGAGGGTCAAGAAAAAGAATCATATCGATGAGGAATGCAAATGAGCGTGAAACGAAAGAATACAGCCGAGGAATGGATTGA
- a CDS encoding ParD-like family protein encodes MAIAIKLSDVLVEDAKPYAQAMHRSVPKQIEYWARLGKVAEENPDLPITMLQDMLVSIEEVKAGNLSPYKFG; translated from the coding sequence ATGGCAATAGCAATTAAGTTATCGGATGTATTGGTGGAAGATGCCAAGCCTTATGCTCAAGCAATGCATCGATCCGTGCCTAAGCAAATCGAGTATTGGGCCCGTTTGGGCAAGGTGGCTGAAGAAAACCCTGATCTGCCCATCACCATGCTTCAAGATATGCTGGTGAGTATTGAAGAGGTAAAGGCTGGAAATTTATCCCCTTATAAGTTTGGATGA
- a CDS encoding type II toxin-antitoxin system RelE/ParE family toxin produces the protein MKKISLAEKQALDSAVKAIVSEPALGEMKKGDLTGVQVYKFRYLRQQMLLAYSVSLDGAKLVLMGYGVHENFYRDLKR, from the coding sequence ATTAAGAAAATTTCACTAGCAGAGAAGCAAGCCCTTGATTCTGCAGTCAAGGCGATTGTCTCTGAGCCAGCTCTAGGTGAGATGAAAAAGGGTGATTTAACGGGTGTTCAGGTATATAAATTTCGATACCTAAGGCAGCAAATGTTGTTAGCCTATTCAGTTAGTCTTGATGGAGCCAAACTGGTATTAATGGGTTATGGAGTTCATGAAAATTTCTATCGAGATCTAAAGCGATAG
- a CDS encoding peptidoglycan DD-metalloendopeptidase family protein, producing the protein MTKYFLLLLAASAVLLNTGCSTPRTKPASVIDRSGGGNEPVPAGYYRVKRGDTLARIALDNGQSPRDLARWNNLSNPNLIEVGDLILVRPPEGSKMTVKPTPRSSGEMSKGEVSKAETPKTEAAKEVVAEPGIRLEWPAKGKVVEEFSEKTKGIDIAGKLGEPITAASDGKVVYAGNSLRGYGNLAIIKHDNTYLTAYAHNRNLLVKEGDAVKKGQKIAEMGDTDTNSVKLHFELRVNGKPVNPMPYLQ; encoded by the coding sequence ATGACTAAATACTTCTTATTGCTCCTTGCAGCTAGCGCCGTTCTTTTAAATACGGGGTGTTCGACTCCTCGTACTAAGCCTGCCAGTGTGATTGATCGCAGTGGAGGCGGCAATGAGCCAGTGCCTGCTGGTTATTACCGCGTTAAACGGGGTGATACCTTAGCGCGTATTGCTTTGGATAATGGTCAATCCCCTCGTGATTTAGCCCGCTGGAACAACCTATCCAATCCTAATTTGATTGAAGTAGGCGATCTCATTTTGGTCAGACCACCTGAAGGCAGCAAGATGACTGTCAAGCCAACTCCAAGGTCTTCTGGAGAAATGAGTAAAGGCGAGGTTTCAAAGGCTGAGACACCTAAAACAGAGGCTGCGAAAGAAGTTGTTGCTGAGCCAGGTATTCGTTTAGAGTGGCCAGCCAAAGGTAAAGTAGTTGAAGAATTTAGCGAAAAGACTAAGGGTATTGATATTGCTGGCAAGTTAGGCGAGCCAATCACTGCCGCTTCAGATGGTAAGGTGGTTTACGCGGGTAATAGTTTGCGAGGTTATGGAAATCTCGCGATTATTAAGCACGACAATACTTACTTAACGGCATATGCCCATAATCGCAATTTACTCGTCAAAGAGGGTGATGCGGTTAAAAAGGGTCAGAAAATTGCTGAGATGGGTGACACTGATACCAATTCAGTGAAGTTGCACTTTGAACTTCGCGTCAATGGCAAGCCAGTAAACCCAATGCCATACCTGCAGTAA
- the dnaX gene encoding DNA polymerase III subunit gamma/tau, translating to MTSLALARLWRPKTFSQLVGQDHVVKALTHALDQGRLHHAWLFTGTRGVGKTTIARIMAKALNCTGEDGQGRMTSEPCGKCPACLEIDAGRFVDYIEMDAASNRGVDDIAALLEKAAYAPSNARYKVYMIDEVHMLTNHAFNAMLKTLEEPPEHVKFILATTDPQKIPVTILSRCLQFNLKQMPVPLIVEHLEKVLAAESVEYETNALRVLAKAAQGSMRDALSLTDQAIAYAAGKVSEESVRGMLGTLDDAYLIRILDALIAKDGATLLAISNEMGERSMSFSLALADLSSLIQKIAAAQIVPESVLEDWPEAAEIRRLADALTKEEAQLFYQISITSRPDLSLAPDEQTGFAMTLLRMLAFRPGNDGVRAGGNSAPPVASAPRPANTTVAAPARSAPTASSSAAASASQSAAPAAPSAPVAASAAARPDWHALMRQLPVKGLVQQLAFQTELQDWNDAATGVRATIVTPMPQLASEASVARLADALTAHFGKPVKLLIEKGEVEGKTVAKVDAQIHQEKRQNAEQMIAQDPFILQLEKEFGAKVVGGSVKPL from the coding sequence ATGACTTCATTGGCTTTAGCCCGTTTGTGGCGCCCTAAAACTTTCTCCCAATTGGTAGGACAAGACCATGTGGTTAAGGCCTTAACCCATGCCTTGGACCAAGGTCGCCTACACCATGCTTGGCTCTTTACAGGTACACGTGGGGTCGGAAAGACCACCATTGCCCGAATTATGGCCAAAGCCCTCAATTGCACTGGCGAAGATGGTCAGGGTCGCATGACTTCAGAGCCTTGCGGAAAATGCCCAGCTTGCCTAGAAATCGATGCAGGACGCTTTGTTGACTATATTGAGATGGATGCTGCGAGTAATCGTGGTGTCGATGATATTGCTGCCCTTTTAGAGAAAGCAGCTTATGCCCCAAGTAATGCGCGTTACAAGGTTTACATGATTGACGAGGTGCACATGCTCACCAATCATGCCTTTAATGCCATGCTTAAGACGCTCGAAGAGCCGCCAGAGCACGTCAAATTTATTCTAGCTACGACAGATCCACAAAAGATCCCGGTAACTATTTTGTCGCGTTGCCTGCAGTTCAACCTCAAGCAAATGCCGGTGCCACTCATTGTTGAGCATTTAGAAAAAGTACTCGCCGCTGAAAGTGTCGAATATGAAACCAATGCACTACGTGTTTTGGCAAAGGCGGCGCAAGGCTCAATGCGTGATGCTTTATCCCTAACGGATCAAGCCATTGCCTATGCTGCTGGAAAAGTCTCAGAAGAATCTGTGCGCGGTATGCTGGGTACTTTAGACGACGCCTATCTCATTCGCATTCTGGATGCCTTAATTGCTAAAGATGGCGCTACCTTACTGGCGATCTCGAACGAGATGGGTGAGCGAAGTATGTCTTTCTCATTGGCACTCGCTGATTTATCTAGCCTCATTCAAAAAATTGCTGCTGCACAAATCGTCCCTGAATCCGTTTTAGAGGATTGGCCAGAGGCAGCAGAGATTCGTCGCTTGGCTGATGCACTAACAAAAGAAGAGGCGCAACTCTTTTATCAAATTAGCATTACCAGTCGCCCCGATTTATCACTTGCTCCTGATGAGCAAACCGGCTTTGCTATGACGCTTTTGCGTATGTTGGCTTTCCGTCCCGGAAATGATGGCGTTAGAGCGGGTGGCAATAGCGCACCTCCAGTAGCCAGTGCTCCAAGACCAGCTAATACAACTGTAGCGGCGCCAGCACGTAGCGCTCCTACTGCCTCATCATCTGCTGCTGCTTCGGCTTCTCAGTCTGCAGCTCCAGCTGCCCCTTCAGCACCGGTCGCTGCTAGTGCCGCAGCTCGCCCTGACTGGCATGCCTTGATGCGCCAATTACCGGTTAAGGGTTTAGTGCAGCAGTTGGCCTTTCAGACAGAGTTACAAGACTGGAATGATGCAGCCACTGGGGTGCGTGCAACGATCGTGACACCTATGCCCCAACTCGCTTCAGAGGCTTCAGTAGCACGTCTTGCCGATGCGTTGACGGCTCACTTTGGCAAGCCTGTGAAATTGCTGATCGAAAAGGGTGAAGTAGAGGGCAAAACCGTAGCAAAAGTGGATGCCCAGATTCATCAAGAGAAAAGACAGAATGCAGAGCAAATGATTGCGCAAGATCCTTTTATTCTGCAATTAGAAAAAGAGTTTGGAGCCAAGGTAGTTGGTGGCTCTGTGAAGCCTTTGTGA